ATGTGATCTGCTACCACTGTATCGCTCCATCATAAAGATTATATTCCAGAACACTCATTtacaatatgctcatactgaacatcattttaatacacttggtactgtttgcctttataAAAGAGGGAACATTTATGACCCCACTAAATTTTTAAGATGGCTTTCGTAATAGCATTGACTACAATTTGTTGCCTTGTAACTAACTGTTGTGCAACATCCTACATTCAAGAGTGAAGAGAGATTTggtcatgtaaatatttaattatttaaaggtgcaaatTTGTGACCATGCTAAACTTGACCATGCTTGATTGCCGATAAGAAACTATTTTATTTACTCCTGAAAGGATCCTTTGCATGGATTATGCATGTTCTCCAATTTAGCAGTCCTTGACAAGTGGCAGATTGGAAAGCCTTGTTCTTTTATTACTTTCCACTTCTTTATTGCCTTTGTTAATAGTCCTCTGATAAGCAAAGTGGCCTTTGCCCAGTCATATGAGTACAGTGCTTATACTTCTCCAGGTGCTTGACCAGCATATGCTAGGGCTGGTCTGAATGATTGACTGACTCGAGGCCAGTAGGCAGTCTGCAGTTATCCGGCAGTTGTTAATGTACACGCAGACTGGGAGGGGTGGCCTTGTGTGCAAATGAGGTCTGAAGTCTTCCTGCCTGTTCGCTCAGGCTTGCTTTGTAGCTCGGAGCAGCCTGGCATACAAAATATATCCTGTAACTGTTAAGCAATGGTAGAAagtttgctataaaacaaaattGATGGTGTTAAGACTTTTTGAGCACAGGAACATTTGAATTGGCATCTGAGAAGCACGAATATGGTAAGGGAAACTGTTTCCTCATTCTGTTTGCCTTGTGATTGTGCACTTATTTGCTTAAGGTTAAAACCAACCGGTTAGCTCTGTGGATGGAACAAGTCTTTAAAGATAGAGAGAACAAtacataaaaacagcagatgtttaaaaaaaacaagtattaaGTATGAAGACAAAAAAGGTTACAAAAAGAAGTTACACTGGGAATATAAAGTGCTGTAAAGTACACTAAAGTCTATTTCATCACTCATTTAACAAATAGAGGAAGTACATGGTCCGCTCAGGAGGGAAGTAAAGGCTAAATGTCAGCAAGATGTCAGCAAGAGAATGTCACAGCttgcaaaaatgacattttgctgAGAGTTCTGAGGCATAttgcacattatttttattactgctGTGTGAACTAATGTTAAATTGTCCGCCAACGATTAGCAACTTATAAAACACAAGTTATGCACTAATACTAATTGATGTTAAAGGATATAAATAATAAGTGTATGTTGTCTAATGTGATATTTTTCCCATTACAATGCTGTATTTTAGAATTAAGTGTAGATTAACTGAAACTTCACTTTGAGATTACCTATTGCTGGCTTTATATTCTTTGTATACCCTCTATAGGCTGAGCAAAATGCACAACCCCAAGGCTCCAGTACGCTTAATCAAGTGCAGGAGCAGGTGAATGATGTCAAAGTTATCCTCAAAGACAACATAAACAAAGTGTTGGAGAGGGGAGAGAGGCTAGATGACCTAATCGAGAAAACAGATGATCTGCAAGTCACTGTAAGTTAttaattatgatttattaactGATCCTGACTATATAGCAAGACATAAATAATGTATCTTTaatgattctttaaaaaaaatcacaattacatTACTAAGTTACCTCCATTACTACAATATCTTCACTTacatcattttcttctttaacGCACGCACTCTCAACCAGGCCGACTCATTTCAAAAGACATCTGCACGGGTTTCCAGAAAGTATTGGtggaaaaacaccaaaatgaTGATTATAATTGGAGTGGTTGTGTTCATCATTGTTTTGCTCATCATTCTTTTGGCAACTGGAGTCATTCCCTCATAACATAGTCACTTCTTTCCTGTTttcatattaaatgtaattaagtgGAAATTAGATTGTCACCTATATTTATGCTGTTTTTGTCTGGGAGATAACATTCAATGAAATGTCatgtaaatataatgcaaaaaaattaatatgtaaaaatttGTATTATCAGATACATACACTGAACCACTGAGGTTGCAAGGGTTTATTAGCTTGAGATTATCAATCAACATTTCATTCTTAGCGTTTACAAGACTGAATAACACTACTTTAATTCCAGCCGCCTCTAGACCTTTGAAACCGTATACTGGTTGAAGTTTATAGGACAAATGAGTAAATAGGTGCATTTCTGTGAAGGGTAAAGGTGGAGAAGGAAGTATGTTTATGACTGTATTTAGTATTTTGGACTCCATGTATCCTATTTATGGTCCAACCTTTGTTTTGGTTGTTCACTGTAGTGGTATTGGTATGTATTTCATAGTATTCCATTAATTATGAAGGTTTTCCTTTCTGTATCTTAGACTGAATATCCtagacaaaatgaaatgtacaacTGTCCTTATTCTCTCACATGATATGCTAATGAGCATGTAAATACTGAACACTGTACAGAACAGACTGCTCATAATAAAGAGACTCTGTTTCATGCATTGAATTCAGAAttgatacattttatttcattcatagTATCactaaatgatttaaatgattttgtagCAAAACACTCCTAcgcctaaaaaaaaatatagatataaacTTACTGGCACTTCTACTCATCAATTTTAACTAATAAATACTACTGAATTTTAGAAATGAACGAATGACCTAGGAGCACAATGTTTGCAAATAACGGACTAACAAACTCTACTAACATAAACTAGCATattaacacaaaacaagaaattatTTTGACTGGAGAAAGTGTGTTATACTGAGGGCAAGTTAAATGTGTGATCAGAATATCCACCTTCATCAGGCAGCTCATAAAGACATAGCGTACTGTACATGGCCAGTAGCTGGAGTTAaagtgaagatttttttttttttttttttgtcattaacacTTCTTAATAAACATCTGCCATGACTCAAAGATGTTTGCTTCAGATGTTACCTTCCAAAATATCTCCAcctgaaagacagaaaataaaaaatattaattaatttcataaactaagagagaaagacatcttgtttctcaaaaaaaagaagaaaactacTTAATTCATACTAAAATGCAATAATCTAGAAATACTTATTAAAAATTCCATAATATAAAAATCCcaaaataaatttattacttAGGTTTAATGTAAGCCGACACAAATATGAAGCctttaattatttgaaaattcACAATAATAACATTTCATGCAAATTTCTCAGGTttgaaaagattaaaaaagagaaTTTGTTAGATGAAATTAACGAACTTCTTCCACCGctgtcattaaaacacacaatacaAATATGAAAATTAAGCAATTCTCCAACGTAGTGGTGTCCAAGTACAAACCAGGTTTTAGCTCATGGACTACTGGCTATTACTGCTACACGAgctataaataaagaaaagcaaGCATTACAGGTAagattaaaaatgcatatattaaCACTGGAAAATCCAGAGAAGGCTGTATCCTTTGAAAAGTAAACAgttattttttcagtgttgtcGTATTTAACCATTACCTGTAAAAAATGACATTACgaaattacagaaatatatcGTATTACATAAAACAAATGCCATGAATTTTAAACAGAATGTAAAAAGGCAAGGATAAAAGCTTGGTGTATCCGTTATGTgttttctggggttttttttttttttttttttgacaattcATATACAGGATGTTGGAAGACCATACCAAATGGGAGCATTCGAGAGCGTACGCCTCTCGTACCCTGTCCGCATTGAGCGGGCCTGAGAGAATCGGGAAGTCAGCTCATGGCCTGCAAGGAAGTCCCCGCTGGCAGGTACAAACAAGGTCAGAGTTAGGAGAcaacattcttcttttgtgtgttttcgttGCAAATCCTTATTTTCTCGTACCCATTTAGCAGTACTGTACCTGTTAACTTTTTTACTGTTACAAAAAGGCAAGAAACAGCCAAAAGCCAGCTGTTACATTATTGCCAAAAGACTGAAGTCTCTATGTTAACCACTACAGTAAAGCACTCCAGGGTGCTGTGAAaaactttaaagaaaaacaaaaattaagcaaaataCATTACATATGATGGTTAATGTACCATAAGTTAATGGCTAAGGATGGCTTGGGTTAAGTAATGCAACTGCATACCTGTATGTATGTTTTGGAGTTTATGCTTGTAGTATGCTAGTATGGCTTGTAACTGTTTTGATGGCCACCTCGCCTTGGAGATTTGCCGTAACCACTCTGCTGGTCTGCGGGTTGAGCAGAGAACATAGGAGGAAGAAAACAGTGGCTATTAAATGTTTACGAATATGGCACGATGATAATAGCTTACAGCCAAAAGTTAAAACATTCTGCTTCAGTTATATATGATGCAGATCCACATACCAACACACCATCTGAATTGTACTTTATTAATCCAGTTTAAATTAGCCAATTATTTAGAAAATAACTTGTAATTAATATGTTAATTGCATTAGATACTTACGTTACACTGTATTTCAAATATAACGTTTTCTGCAAATATTGGAGGAGACAAAAAATCTTTGGAGTAAACTggatgaatttttaaaaatagtttattttctTCTAAAAGTGGCCATTGGCTGGTGGTCATTTCTCCACTGACCTACAGATGTACATTTTAAACTCTTGTTGAAGGCTCTCAAGGCACTTGTGACACATGAGTTGTGAAGGTAAGACATCCCTTTCCCATTCCACATAGCACCACATCTCATACAATAAATATCTACATTATATCTTAGGTTAAAGCAAAGACAGACAAGAACAAAAACACGAATGATCTAAACAGCTATGCTTAAAGCTTAGGTAATTTAGTGTACAGATGTCATTATATCAGTATCAAAAAATCTTTCATACATTATTTTCTTAGAGTTTTTGCAGCGTTTTCACAAACAGCATTACATACTGCTGTAGTCACCATATCCGTAGTAGTTGTAACCCGAGTAATCATAGCCCCCGTATCCACCATAGCCTTGATTGTTGTAGCCATAGTTTCCGTAATTTCCATATCCTTGATTCCAGTAGTTTCCGTACCCCTGGTTCCAATTTTGATTAGGCCCTGAAATGGAGAGccaaaaaaatgtcatcataTCGCAGACAAGATGCACAGGTACTTCaaacaataatgaaaataaCTATTGTTATATTAAGAAATTCTCCAATCTGGGGGCAAAGCAGGTGTGGATTAAAGTAAAAATCAACTTGTAGCTGAAATTTTAAGGTACGATGCACGTGGTGCAAACATCACCCTCTGCTCCCTGGGTCTTCAACTCGCTGCTTGATGCACACAATGCCCGAGaggtgtgtctctctctataaccAGGTTTATAAGCAAACCTTTTAATCATTAAAGtgaattttaaatacatattgattttatttctgttacctAGCAAAACAGATGGGAGAGTTAACCACAGCAGAcgtattttttaatcattcactATGCAGTACAATTGTTTCTTGCTTGTTATTTGCCAAGAGCACAGACAGTGTGGGAagccttctgccagatggcatttcttttattattaacttaacAATATGGCAAATCATACATTACAGAGATTCTGCATAGTGCTCTAAATGACTTTTCATGCATGATTTATTGGGAGGAATGACATTTCAAACTATCTAAGCAGACTCATTTGCaagtcttttttcccccaagtcaAGACTAGTCAGTGTTACGTGGCCAAAGCTGGTAATTTTCAAAGTTATTCACGGCAATATGAGTCAGGTTCTcacagcgttttttttttactccctaTTGAAAGTGAATAGGCGTAAATTTCCGATGCTGATATCAAATTCAGCGTGCGTGTGCTGTTGGTTCAGTGTGCCAGGAGATGTTAATAAAATTGCATCTATGAAGGCAGCACTCACCTCCTCTCCCACGACCCCGAGAGGAGAAGCCACCTCTTCCAccccactgctgctgctggtacTGCTCCTTTGACATGGCCACTTTGACTTCACACTGTGTAAAAGCAAGCGCATACGAGCATCAGCATTTGCATTAAAGGCTTTATAACAATTCTTGACCTTATTACTGGTcattttcataaacattttaacaatcaCAATAAATGCAATGCCCTTTCAAAGTCATTAAGGTTAGAGAAATCAAACAGaactataaattatataataatacaaatatgttTATGCAATACATATCAATGATATACCAAGTGTCATTATGCTATACCTTGCTCAGGCCAATGTTATGGTACTTCTTTTCCATGATTTTCTTCACTGGTTCCTCCTCTTTGAAGGTGATGAAACAGAATCCTCgccttttatttgttttgttttccattgGCAACTCAATAGACTCCACCTGACAACAGAAACACCAATCCTTGCCATCAgtttaagagaaaatataatTACATCATCAAGTTAAATATGCATAATTAATGTAGAATTCATTTCATATGTAATCCATGTTGAAGAGACCAAACGATTTGTTCACTACTGAGTAGAAATCTACAGGAGTTTGAAGATCATTTTTACACACCTCTCCAAAGGCATGAAAGTACTCTCTGATCTTCTCTTCAGGAGTGTCTGGTGAAATGCCACCAACAAAGATCTTCTTCACAGGTTCCTTGGATTTCAtggcttttgctttttttgggTCGATCACTTTTCCATTAAGTTTGTGTTCTTTTTGTTGAATAACCTGTAACCAGTAGACGACAAAACATCATTACTACTCAGTGAGTGCTATCTTACATGAAGAGAAAACAGGTTCTCCTGTAAATAAGAAcaatatgcaaataataattaaataaaaggaaGTGTTTATAATTGGAAGTGTTAAACTCCTGAAATACTGGAAATGCCACTACACTGCAGAGGTATGTGTTTCCACTCATTTAAACAGTGTTAGATAAGTGCTATACTTTTCTCTAATCTGactggtcagtaggtgttgattaattttctacagcagctgctctgacaatagtgctgccTGTACCTCAAAGCacaagtttattttaatgtacttgttctaatactttatcatttctataataacaattCATTAAGAGGGACTTGTATGCTGTGGCTCTACATTaactaaggctaataataaatggatttaaaaatgtgttattatttaacaaagaataacaTCTAATTGTTTATATGGAGAAAGGTTCTGTAAGgaaagtttatttaatatttattgaaggagtctctggtgtcagtgctttttgtAAGCAATGCTTAGTAAGTTTTTCGCAACAGGAAAGTCTGCAGGACAAAagactttgcactttccagtttctcggtaacatggtaaactgtgttttgttgttttgttaacttcaagcaacagaaaacaaagagaagctagtgaaggaatgactgtttatagctgctgtaatgtaagtgataactggaactaacttatCTGGTGGATATTCAACAACATTAGATTAGAAGTATGatgtgttcattaataaattaaaaattataatatttggaaactgctgtggcataagaggaataaaacattttggggcAAGCTGTTAGAaataataatcaactttggggtgctCTGCTCTgcattgtttaatatttttacatataacagcACCTTtcgttgttttattccttatatattatGGGTCTGCATTGCAGTGGCTCTCCAGGAGCTGAACAGATAAAAGACCATACTGAAGATCACTACCTTTTCCACACTTTCAGCATCTTTAAACAGTACGAAGCCAAAGCCTCTGGATCGACCAGTCATAGGATCCAGCTTTAAAGTGCAGTCTACAACCTCCCCAAACTTGGCGAAGTAATCTTTTAGGTCCTTCTTCGTTGTGTCCCAGCTCAAGCCTCcaacaaacattttcctgtgggacagaaaggtgtgtgttaaatatgttaaaaataaaaggccTGTGTGACATCCTGAGGAGGTTATTCTAGATAGATGACTGCATTCAAATAAAGCTCTGGGAAAACATGTAGGCTACAGGCCATTCTTCTTGCCTGAAATGCCTGTGTCCCTAGTTTGCATGGCACCACTGACATTAATCCTAGAAATAAGCAAGAAATGGAAGGGGGCAGAAATTCCTACTTCCGTCATTTtgtcaaaataataatagttgtgCTTATGAGAATTAGAGAGGTATATTCTATAAATTAATCTGCCCTTATTTATAACCAGCACAGAGGCGTGCTAGCTACTTTATTAGCAGCTTCTTTGTTGTATTTATGTGATATATCATGAAAATTAGGGTAGTAAtctgtactaaaaaaaacaaacaaacaaaaaaaaaaacaaaccaaaaacaaaacggTATAAAAGGTCTCGTTGCTACAACAGTGTGTGAAAACCCAACTATCATCAAAACGTTAGCTACATAGCTAAGGCCTTGCAGTTTTCATtcaacattttttccatttaggcTGGTTATGGCTAACAATGATAGTGCCttttcttgttaaaaaaaaacgagaaaacaaataaacgaacaaaaacaacagttatCAGGTAGTTAACGGTGGTTATATAAGTGCTATGAAATTGAGTTAGCTAGCCGGCTTTGCTTTACCGGTGGCTAGGTTAGCTACTCACGTCATCAGTTCGGTCCAAAAGAAAGCTAACCAACACTGCAAAGAAAcctattaaaattatattactgcTGGTGATatggtgaaaaaaatgtatgtaaagaaCACTGAAGTAAATAAGAAATCATTCTGAGTGCCATAAACGCTCATTTAACGTATCTATTTCTACAATCAGCTAAgatattttgctcattttggCTAGGTTTCTAGCTAACCATCAGCATTTCTTCGTACTGTATCCATTTACCCTTCATCTTCCTCGTTTTTACTCGCATCAATCTTCGACCCCTCGCTTTCTCCCGGGCCTCCATCACTGACCGCCTGTATCTGTCCCTCCACACTCGCCTCTCCGTCTTCGTCCATCTTCATAGTCGGATCTTCTCCAATGAACTGCTCCTCCATTTTTCCCGTCTCACTCGGAGCTGATGCTAGCGAGTTTCCTTCACTGGTGGCCGATATCCAGCGCTAGAATTCCAAAAAGGGCGCAAGAGACACCGCTTTcggtttattaaaaaaatcccagcGCAATTTTATAGCAATTTTAACATTGCTTTAGATCCCAACTACAAGCAAAACAACATTCGGTCTGTGTACTTTAGTTGCCGCACAGCACTGTTCTGGCACAAAATGGAGGCAGAGGGAGCAAGAGCTCCTGAAGCACAGCTACAAGTTCAGCTCAGTGCCTCATTTATGCAACTTCATTTTTCgtttctttattaaaatgctCAGTCGGATTTGACATTTAAATTGTGacttatataatttaaattataatgaatattacTGCGTTAAACCACTGATTCTCTAGCCATGGATCACTTAGAAGGCGGCGTACTAGAAGAACTAGAACTGTACATCtttttgcacctttaatgtcTATCTTTTGCCTAGAAAGGTGCGTGTAGCAGACCTTAAGAGCTTTATAAACCAATTACAGTCAACTCAAGCTATACTATATCCATATTTCTAGGTTAAATCTATCAAAACAATCTATTGATCCAGTTTATTACCATTTTTCCCCCTTGATTGATAAGTTATCTATGGTCAAAGATCTTAACAATCCATAGCTCTACTTTAATAAAGACATTCCACACAATCATGGTTTTGTAccccaattttatttttaatttccatttatccaaaactgaaaaaaattaagacaaaaaggACACTTTCCAAATCAGGTTCTAAGTACACATCAGCACAAAACTTTCAGGATCTACTTTAACAAAGCACAGGATAAGAAACTTGGAAACAATATTTACAAGGTCTGACTGTGAATGTCTTCATCAGAGgacaatgaaacaaacaaacaaaaaaaaaaactttaaaatcaaGACGCTCTTTGATTAAGAAGAACAGGGTATCCATGAGCTGCCTCCAGGGTACGAACGCTCAGTCTGCCCACCTAAAAGAGACGAGATGAGACATTAACTATTTTTTACAGGGCTAGAATGTCACTGAAAAAGACCACCTCCATGTTTCAGTTTAACTTCGTGAGCTGTTGACTTTAAGCTATTAAGATCACCATTCAAGACTAAAGATCATATGTACAACTTAAT
This is a stretch of genomic DNA from Pangasianodon hypophthalmus isolate fPanHyp1 chromosome 17, fPanHyp1.pri, whole genome shotgun sequence. It encodes these proteins:
- the si:ch73-234b20.5 gene encoding vesicle-associated membrane protein 8, whose product is MAEQNAQPQGSSTLNQVQEQVNDVKVILKDNINKVLERGERLDDLIEKTDDLQVTADSFQKTSARVSRKYWWKNTKMMIIIGVVVFIIVLLIILLATGVIPS
- the hnrnpd gene encoding heterogeneous nuclear ribonucleoprotein D0 isoform X1 gives rise to the protein MEEQFIGEDPTMKMDEDGEASVEGQIQAVSDGGPGESEGSKIDASKNEEDEGKMFVGGLSWDTTKKDLKDYFAKFGEVVDCTLKLDPMTGRSRGFGFVLFKDAESVEKVIQQKEHKLNGKVIDPKKAKAMKSKEPVKKIFVGGISPDTPEEKIREYFHAFGEVESIELPMENKTNKRRGFCFITFKEEEPVKKIMEKKYHNIGLSKCEVKVAMSKEQYQQQQWGGRGGFSSRGRGRGGPNQNWNQGYGNYWNQGYGNYGNYGYNNQGYGGYGGYDYSGYNYYGYGDYSNQQSGYGKSPRRGGHQNSYKPY
- the hnrnpd gene encoding heterogeneous nuclear ribonucleoprotein D0 isoform X2; the encoded protein is MEEQFIGEDPTMKMDEDGEASVEGQIQAVSDGGPGESEGSKIDASKNEEDEGKMFVGGLSWDTTKKDLKDYFAKFGEVVDCTLKLDPMTGRSRGFGFVLFKDAESVEKVIQQKEHKLNGKVIDPKKAKAMKSKEPVKKIFVGGISPDTPEEKIREYFHAFGEVESIELPMENKTNKRRGFCFITFKEEEPVKKIMEKKYHNIGLSKCEVKVAMSKEQYQQQQWGGRGGFSSRGRGRGGPNQNWNQGYGNYWNQGYGNYGNYGYNNQGYGGYGGYDYSGYNYYGYDQQSGYGKSPRRGGHQNSYKPY